A single genomic interval of Nitratidesulfovibrio sp. SRB-5 harbors:
- a CDS encoding rhodanese-like domain-containing protein, translating into MTYRPEPDEEFSPRAEHARIPYARKRTTLRTMLLWLAALCVAAYSVQAMLPRIAPDIVRAAQQTAGQIDGHVAGWRNVTPQEAATVMGQRANDEAFMVLDVRTPGEFSEGHLQGARNIDFTSPEFRDRVRSLNRNRTYLVYCRSGNRSSKALEVFRELGFTSVLHMDGGTLAWNAAGLPLEK; encoded by the coding sequence ATGACCTACCGTCCCGAACCCGACGAAGAATTCAGCCCGCGCGCGGAACACGCCCGCATCCCCTACGCCCGCAAGCGCACCACGCTGCGCACCATGCTGTTGTGGCTGGCCGCCCTGTGCGTGGCGGCGTACTCGGTGCAGGCCATGCTGCCACGGATAGCGCCCGACATTGTCAGGGCCGCTCAACAGACCGCCGGGCAGATCGACGGACACGTCGCGGGCTGGCGCAACGTGACGCCGCAAGAGGCCGCCACCGTCATGGGACAGCGTGCGAACGACGAAGCCTTCATGGTGCTGGACGTGCGCACCCCCGGAGAATTTTCCGAAGGCCACCTGCAGGGCGCGCGGAACATCGACTTCACCTCGCCGGAATTCCGCGACCGGGTACGCTCGCTGAACCGCAACCGCACCTATCTCGTCTACTGCCGCTCGGGCAACCGCAGCAGCAAGGCGCTGGAAGTGTTCCGCGAACTCGGCTTCACGTCGGTCCTGCACATGGACGGCGGCACGCTGGCCTGGAACGCGGCGGGCCTGCCGCTGGAAAAGTAG